TCGGTCCTTTTTTTGTTCTTTCCACAACCTATTTGTATAAATTAAGTTGACTTAAACTATGGGGCCAACTACTGGGTGCGGTACGTATGGTTCCTCTAGTGATGCTATTTCTTCAGGTGTTAACTTAATTGAAAGTGCTGGTACGGCATCTTCAAGATGTGATATTTTTGTAGCTCCTATAATAGGTGCTGTTACCGGTTCCTTTTGCAACAACCAAGCAAGTGCAATTTGAGCGCGAGGTACACCACGTTTTTCGGCTATTTCCGCAACCTGCTTTGCGATTAATCTGTCCGTATCAGCAGTAGCATCGTATTTAGACCTCTGAACTTGGTCAGTTTCGGAACGATACGTTGCTTCCGACCAATCTCGCGTTAGTCTCCCAGAAGCAAGCGGGCTATAGGGAATCACACCAATTTTTTCTTCCTTACATAACGGCAGCATTTCACGTTCCTCTTCACGATACAAAAGGTTTAAATGATTTTGCATCGATACAAACCGGGTCCACCCATTTTTTTCTGCAACATGGTTCGCTTTTAGAAACTGCCATGCAAACATAGCAGACGCACCAATGTATCTTACCTTGCCTGCCTTCACAACATCATGCAATGCTTCCATTGTCTCTTCGATAGGAGTGTTATTATCCCAGCGGTGAATTTGATACAGATCAACATAATCTGTTCCGAGTCGTTTAAGACTCTTGTCAATTTCACTCATAATATGCTTTCGAGAAAGACCTTTACCATTTGGACCTTCATGCATAGGGAAATAAACTTTGGTTGCAAGGACAATTTCATCCCGATTGGCAAAATCCTTTAGAGCTCTTCCAACAATTTCTTCGCTTGTTCCATCTGCATATACATTCGCTGTGTCAAAAAAATTAATTCCTAACTCAAATGCTTTTTTTATAATTGGACGGCTGCTCTCTTCATCAATTACCCATGGATGGACCCATCGTTCCGCAACACCAAACCCCATACAACCAAGGCAAAGCCGAGATACGTCCAAACCCGTATTTCCAAGTTTCACATATTCCATTTGATTTGTCCTCACTTTCCAAAACATTGATAACCATTTCCGATTATAACCAGATAGAAAACACTATCAATTATTAAATGAACAGAATTTGACCGTGTTAAGAATGAAGTTCTATCAAGTCCTTTTGTATTAAGTTACCCACTAGCTTACGTACAATGATTCACAATAAAGAAAGATGCATCAA
This Neobacillus sp. YX16 DNA region includes the following protein-coding sequences:
- a CDS encoding aldo/keto reductase, giving the protein MEYVKLGNTGLDVSRLCLGCMGFGVAERWVHPWVIDEESSRPIIKKAFELGINFFDTANVYADGTSEEIVGRALKDFANRDEIVLATKVYFPMHEGPNGKGLSRKHIMSEIDKSLKRLGTDYVDLYQIHRWDNNTPIEETMEALHDVVKAGKVRYIGASAMFAWQFLKANHVAEKNGWTRFVSMQNHLNLLYREEEREMLPLCKEEKIGVIPYSPLASGRLTRDWSEATYRSETDQVQRSKYDATADTDRLIAKQVAEIAEKRGVPRAQIALAWLLQKEPVTAPIIGATKISHLEDAVPALSIKLTPEEIASLEEPYVPHPVVGPIV